A window of Microbispora hainanensis genomic DNA:
GCGGGGCGGCGACAGCGCGGCCGTCGCCCGGATGAACCACCAGGTCGAGCTGGCCAGGGACGCCTTCGGCGCGATCATCACGGTGGTCAGGACCTTCGTGTTCACGCTGGCCGGGGTGGCGGTGGGGCTGACGACCCTGGCCGCCGAGGTCGTGCCGCTGGTGCTGGCTCCGGTGGCCCTGGGGCTCGGCCTGTTCCTCGTCTCCCTGCCCGCCCTGGCCCGGCGTCAGCGCGAGTTCATCGTCGCCGACGAGCGTACGGCCGCCGCGGTGGCCGCGATGGCGGGCGGCCTGCGGGACGTGACCGCCTGCGGCGGCGAGGCGCGCGTCGCGGCGAGCGTCGGGCGGGAGATCTCCCGGCAGGCGGGGGCCGCACGGGCGCTGGCCCGGGTGACGGCGTCGCGGACGCTGTCGCTGGCGGTGGGCGGGTGGCTGCCGGTGGTGCTCCTGCTGGCGGGCGCGCCCTGGCTGGTGCGCCAGGGGGTGACCGGAGGGGTGATCCTCGGCGCGCTGACCTACGTGATGCAGTCGCTCTCCCCCGCGCTCGGCGGCCTGGTCCAGGGCCTCGGGGTGAGCGGGATCCGCCTGGCCGTCACACTGGAGCGAATCCTGCACGCGCCCGGCCCGCCCGTGCCGCACGGCGACCGGGAGCCCGGCGGGGTCCGGCTGGAGCTGCGCGGCGTGCGCTTCGCCTACGGCGAGCCGGGGCACAAGGCCCCCGAGCCGGTGATCGACGGGCTGGACCTCGACGTGCCCGAGGGCGACCACCTGGCCGTCGTCGGCCCGAGCGGCATCGGCAAGTCCACGCTGGCCGCGCTCGTCGCCGGCCTGCTGACCCCGGACGACGGCGAGGTCCTCGTCGGAGGTGTCCCGGCCACACAGGTCAGTCCGGCCGCCCGCGCGCTGATCCCCCAGGAGGCGTACGTCTTCCCCGGCACCCTGGCGGAGAACCTGACGTACCTCGCGCCGGGCACGCCTCCCGATCGGGTGGACGAGGCGGTGGCGGCGTTCGGGCTGACGGAGCTCGCGCGGCGCACCGGAGGCGGCCCGCTCGACCCGGCCGAGCTGTCCGCGGGCGAACGGCAGCTCGTCGCGCTGGCGAGGACCTACCTGTCCCCCGCCCGTCTGGTCGTGCTCGACGAGGCGACCTGTCATCTCGATCCGGCGGCGGAGGCGCGGGCGGAGGCGGCCTTCGCGGCGCGGCCGGGAACGGTGATCGTCGTGGCGCACCGGATCTCCTCGGCCCTGCGGGCCCGGCGGGTGCTCGTCATGGACGGCACGCGCGTCCGGCTCGGCACGCACGAGGAGATGGTGGCCTCATCCCCGCTGTACGCCGGCCTGGTGGGCCACTGGGAGGGCCCGGGGAGGCTACCGGCGGGGGCGGTAGCGCAGGATGCCGAGATCCCGGCCGGGCGCGGGCCACAGCCAGCCGCACTCGGAGGCGATCTGGATCGCCTCGACGCGTGAGCGGGCGCCGACCTTGGTGATGATGCGGGACAGGTAGTTGCGGACCGTGCCCCGCGACAGCGACAGGCGGTCGGCGATCTCTCCCACGGTGGCGCCGCCGGCCGCGCTCTCCAGGACGTCGAGCTCGCGGGCGGTCAGCGGGTTGCTGTCGGCGTCGAGCGCGGCCACCGCGAGCTCGGGGTCGATGACCCGTTCCCCCTTCGACACGCGGCGGATGCAGTCCACGAGGTGGCCCGGCGAGGCGTCCTTCACGACGAAGCCGCGCACGCCGGCGTCCAGCGCCTTGCGCAGCGCCATGGGCGTCCCGAGCCCGGTGAGGACGACGGTCTTGCAGGAGGGCAACCGGCGGTGCAGTTCGGCCGCCGCGGTGATGCCGTCGACACCGGGCATCCCGATGTCGAGCACCGCGACGTCGGGGCGCCGCAGGCAGCCGAGCCTGACGATGTCCTCGCCCTTGTCCGCCTCGGCCACCACCTCGAGGTCGTCCTCGCTCGACAGCAGAGCGACCAGCGCCTTGCGGATGAGGTGCATGTCCTCGGCGAGCATCAGTCGGATCAAACCAGACCCCCCTACACGCGATGCGAGCGGACGCTCGCCGTTGGTGACCGCGGCGCCCCACTCACTATGAGGGTTCCGCGCGCACGCCGGGACCTCTCTACCCGAACTGTCACCTTTAATCAGGAAGCGCGTCAGAGAACAACCGACGCCCGGCCCCCTTCACGGGGAACCGGGCGTCGCGGTCGGGGTTTCTAGTGGCGCACGACCTTCACGTAGTCGGTCGCCTGGGAACCCTTGAGCCCGTGGCCGCCGTCGAACCGCACCGCCCAGGTGCCGGAGCGGAAGGCCCGGACCTTGGTGGCGAAGTCGCCGTCACCGGCGGTCTTGACGGAGTTGACGTACTGCCACTTGTGGGAGCCGGAGGGCTGGAAGTAGACCTTCACGGTCTGCGAGCCCAGCCAGTGCCAGCTGTTCCAGTAGTTGTTGCTGTCGGAGCAGAAGCGGGCGCCGCCACGGCGGCCGGTGAAGTCGTTCCACCCGTAGTACCAGTCACCCCAGCACTGCGCGACCTGCAGCGTGCCCTTGAGGGTGAGCGAGCGGCCCTTGCGGACCGGCTCGGGCGTGGCGTCGAAGCCGGCGATGCGGGTCGCCTTCGGACCCGTCGGGCGCGGCGCGTGCGACACCTTGCGCTTCACCGTGAAGCTGCGGTCGGTGGTGTACTTCTTGCCGTCGAGGCCGACGGCCACGACGTGCACCTTGTAGGTGCCGGCGCGGTCGTTCCAGTCGAAGCTCCACGTCCGCGAGGTGTGGTCGAGCTTCGGACCGTTGTGACCGCTCTTCTGCTTGCCGAACCAGTGGTTGCCGCCGTGGCCGCCGTGACCGACCCCGGGACCCCACAGGTCGATGTCCACGCTCTGGACGTCCTTGGTCGTGACCCGGGCGGTGACCTGGGCGGACCGGCCCTTGCTCACCACGACCACGTTCGGGCTGACGTCGACCGACAGGATGCGCGGGTCGGGCTTGTACGGCTTGTGGAAGTCGGGCTGGTGGGAGTCCGGCTTGTGCGGCTTGTTGAAGGTGTGCCCAGCGGAGGGGCTCGGCGTGGGCGTCGACGTGGGCGCGACAGTGTCCGCGTACGCGGGCGCAGTCGCGAGCGCCGTGGCGCCCATGGCGACCGCTACCAGGGTGGTAGCAGCTCGTTTCACCATGAGGGTCATTCCTCTCCCCGTTCAGGAACGCACCCCCGGTTTGGGGTACGCCACCTGTCATAGACGTCAAAAGAGAGAGAAAAGTTGCCGCACATCTTCGGAAAAGTGATTACAAAATCATAACGTCCCTTACGTCTTCTTTATACTTTTTGTGATACGTGAGGCTGGTCACGCCTCTCGTTGTGCGCTGGTCTCGGCGGCGTACCGGGGTGTGCCCGCGTACTCGGCACGCCAGGAGCCCTCGCCGTCCGCACGGACCTTCGCGTTGAACCAGCCGTCCTCGCGGGTGACCGCCTCCCCGACGGTCTTCCAGCGGGACGACCCTTCGGGGCGGAACCGGATCGTGACCCGCTGCCCGGCGAAGGGCCGGTAGTCCACCTTCCCGCCGGGGCCCACCCGCAGCAGCGTCCCGGTGACGCGCACGCTGTTCCCCTCACGGGCCACCTTGAGCCCCTCGATCTGGGTCTCCCTGCGCAGGTTGAAGCCCGCGTGGGCCACGGCCCGTTCGCCCCGCGCGTTCACCGCGGTCGCGGTGACCGTCCAAGGGCCGTGCGGATACCACCGCGACAGGGCCTTGTCGGGGAGGAACCGCCAGGTCTCCCACTCCCCGGACGACATCCGCCGGACCGGCCGGCCGTCGCGCGACGCGCCCGTCATCCTGGGCACCACGGCGGACGCCAGCGCGCCCAGGCCCGGCAGGGGCACGCCTGCGGGCACACCGACCGGCACGGCACCGGGCACGGCGCCGCCCGGGGGGACCATCGGGTCCGGGGAGGCGGACGGCACCGGAACGGCGTCGCCTGACGGCGGCGAGGGCGTGACGTCCGGCTCGGGCTCCTCACCCGGCTCGTCGCCATCCGCGGGGGCGCGGCCAGGCTCCAGGACGACGGAGACGCGGTCCGCGCCGCGTGCGACCACGTCGACGACCAGCCGCACCGACCCGCTCGGGCCGACCACGGGGTCGGACGGGCGCACCACGATCGAGCGGATGGCCAGGTCGCCGGAGGCGGGGGCCGGCGCGGCGGCCGCCGCCGTCGTCGCGGTCGAAAGGACCAGCGTCGCGAGCAGAGGTCTCATCATGCCCCGTGACCGTACGCACGCCCGCGGGCCGTCCCGCCCCCGACACACTCCCGGCCCGGTAAAAAATCGGCCCGGTGAAAAACCGGCACGGTGAAAAACCGGCACGGTCAGCCTGCCCGGAGACCGGCCCCGGAGACCGGCCCGGAAGATCGGCCCGGAAGATCGGCCCGGAAGACCGGCCCCGAAGACCGGCACGGCCCATCCGGCACGCTGCATCCGGCCCGGCGAGACTCTGGTGCGCCGGCGATCGGCACCGCGACCTCCGCGCCGTACAGGTCCGGCCCGGTGACGATCCCGCACGGCGAGGCCCCGGCGCTGTGCGGGCTCGGCCCCGCATGGCCGCGGTGTCGCGCGGATCCGGCCCGGCGGGAGCCCGCCGCGTGGTCAGCCGGTCGTGTACAGCTCCTCGATCACCTCGGCATACCGGGCGTGGACGACCCGGCGCTTGAGCTTGAGGCTGGGGGTGAGCTCCGCGGTCTCGGCCGTCCACTCGACGGGCAGCAGCCGCCACCGCTTGACCTGCTGCACCCGGGCGAGCTTGCGGTTGGCCGCCTCGACCGCCGCCTCGATCTCCTTGAGCACGTCCGGATGCGCGGCCAGGTCGGCCAGGGAGTCGAAGGCGATGCCCCGCGCCCGCGCCCACTCGGGGGCCACCTCGCCGTCCAGGGTGAGGATCGCCACGGGATAGGGCCTGCGGTCGCCGTACGCGAGGGCCTGGCCGATGAGCGGGTGCTCCTTCAGGTGGCCCTCGATGGCGGCCGGGGAGACGTTCTCCCCGCCGGAGGTGATGAACAGCTCCTTCTTCCGGTCGACGATGCGGACGAAGCCGTCCTCGTCGATCGACCCCACGTCGCCGGTGTGCAGCCAGCCGTCGTCGTCGAGGAGCTCGGCGGTCGCCTCCGGCAGGCCGAGGTAGCCCCGGGTGTTGAGCGGGCTGCGGGTGAGGATCTCGCCGTCCTCGGCGATCCGCACCTCCACGCCCGGCTCGGCCCGGCCCACCGTGCCGAGTTTGAAGACCTCGGGCGTGTTGCCAGTGAAGGCTCCGGTCGTCTCGGTCATGCCGTACACGTCGATGACCTTGAGGCCGAGGCCGGCGAAGAACCGCTGCACCTCTTCCGGCATCGGCGCGGCGGCGGTCGCGCACCAGCGGGCCTGGTCGAGCCCGATCAGGCTGCGGACGATCGACAGCAGCGCCGCGTCGGCCTGCTCGTACGCCTCGCGCACCTCGGGCGTGACCGTGTGGCCGTGCTGCTGCCCCTCGACGTACGCGAGCCCGGCGGCCATCGCGGCCCGCACGTTCTCCTGCTGCTCGGGCGGCTGGGTGGCGAGCAGGGCCTGCAGCCGGGCCATCATCTTCTCCCAGACGCGGGGGACGCCGAAGAACAGCACCGGGTGCACCTGGCCGAGCGTGGCGCCGAGGTTGGCCAGGTCCGTGCAGAAGTGGACGTGGTTGACCTTGACCAGCGGCAGATAGAGGCTCAGCACCCGCTCGGCGATGTGGGCGTAGGTGAGGTAGGAGATCTGCGTGCTGCGCATGGGCAGGTCGATCATGCGCTGGGTCGCGACGAGCTCGAACAGCACGTTCGTGTGCGTCAGCGGGACGCCCTTGGGGTTGCCGGTCGTCCCCGAGGTGTAGAGGACGGTCAGCGTGTCCTCCGGGGTCACCGCCTGCCAGCGGGCGTCCACCGCGGCCGGGTCGGCGGCCAGTGCATCGGCGCCGAGCTCCAGGAACGCCTCCCAGCTCAGGAAGCGCTCGTCGCCCTCGGGGGCGCCCTCCAACAGGATGATCTTCGTGAGCGCGGGCAGCTCGCCGAGCACCGGCTCCCAGCGGGCCAGGTCGGCCGGGCCGCCGAGCACCGCGATCCGCGCCCCGACGTCGCGGGCGACGTACGCGACCTGCTCGGGGGCGAAGGTCGCGTAGATCGAGCAGGGGACGCCGCCCGCGTGGACGGCCCCGAGGTCGGCGAGCACGTGCTCGCTGCGGTTGACCAGCATCAGCGCGACGGAGTCGCCCGGCCGCAGGCCCAGCGCGGTGTAGCCGGCGGCGATCCGCAGCACCCTTTCGCGCGCCTCGGCGTAGGTCAGGGTCGTCCAGCCGTCGCCGGTGGGATCGGAGTAGGCGGGCGCGTCCGGATGCTCCTGCGCGGCCCACCTGAGCTGCTCGCATACCGTCCTGCCGGCGATCTCCTGCTCGATCGCGGCCCGCTCCTCAAGTACGCCGGACATCGCGCCTCCCAACGGGTATTCCGCACGCGTGGCATGCATCGCACCACACGGGATCACCGTGGACAAGACCCCGGCGAGGAGTAGAGCGACGGCCTGTGCTATAGGCGGCCCTCACAATCGGACAAATAGCACATAAAGGCAGGTAAGGTACACAAGACGGAGTGTGATCGGGGGTTCACATGGCATCCGGTAGATCGGGTCCGCCGGCCGTCGAGCGGACGTTCTTCGGCCATCCGCGGGGGCTGGCCACGCTGTTCGGCACCGAGATGTGGGAGCGGTTCAGCTACTACGGCATGCGCGCCATCCTCGTGCTGTTCCTGACCGCGCCCGTCACGCGCGGCGGCATGGGCCTGCCGGAGACGACCGCCGTCGGCATCTACGGCGTCTACATCGCCTCGGTCTACCTCCTCGCCATCGCGGGCGGCTGGCTCGGCGACCGGCTGCTCGGAGCCCGCAGGACCGTGCTGTGCGGCGCCCTGGTCATCATGGGCGGCCACGTCAGCATGGCGATGCCCATGGGCGGCGGGTTCGTCTGGCTCGGCCTCGTGCTGATCGCGCTGGGCAGCGGGCTGCTCAAGCCGAACATGTCGGCGCTGGTGGGCGAGCTCTACCGGCACGAGGACGACGCCCGGCGCGACTCCGGCTACACGATCTTCTACATGGGCATCAACCTGGGCGCCTTCATCGGCATCATGGTCGTGCCCTGGCTGCAGACGGGCGACCGCTGGCACCTCGCCTTCGGCGCGGCCGCCCTCGGCATGGCCTTCGGCCTGGCGCAGTACGTCCGGGGCCGGGCCACGCTCCGCGGCGCCGGCGAGGAGCCGGACCACCGCATGACACCGGACGAGGAGCGCCGCTTCAAGGTCGTGGCCAGCGTCGCGCTCGCCGCCGGCGCGGGCGCGCTGACCCTGTGGGCGCTCAGCGGCACGCTCACCGTGGACCGGTTCGCCGTCGTGCTCACGGTCGTCACGGCGGCCGTGCCGGTCGCGTACTTCGTCTTCCTGTTCTCCTCGCGCGAGGTCACCGCGGAGGAGCGGAAGGGCCTGTTCGCGTACGTGTGGCTGTTCCTGGCCGCCGCGATCTTCTGGCTCGTCTACGACCAGGCCGGCAGCGCCCTGCTGCTGTTCGCCAAGAACGACACCGACCTGGACGTGCTCGGCTTCACGATCCCGCCGGGCTGGGTGGGCAACATCAACTCGCTGGTGATCATCCTCGTCGCCCCCCTCTTCGCGGAGATGTTCCTCAAGGCGGGCACCCGGATCAGCACGCCGCTCAAGTTCGCGGTCGGCCTGGTGCTCGTCGGGGTGAGCTTCGTCGTCATGTCGGTCGCGTCCGGCATCGCCTCCGGCGGGGTGAAGGTCTCGGTCATGTGGCTGCTGTCGGTCTACCTCATCCAGACCGTCGGCGAGCTGTTCCTCAGCCCGGCCGGGCTGTCGGTCACCAACAAGCTCGCCCCCCGGGCGTTCGAGAACCAGCTCATGGGCCTGTGGTTCCTCTCCATGGCCCTCGGCGACTCCGTCGGCGGCCAGGCCTACCGGCTGACCAAGGTCGTGCCGATGCCGATGTACTACCTCACCCTCGCGCTCGCCGCGATCGCGGCGGGGCTCGTCATGCTGCTGTTCGTCCGCAGGCTCCGCATGCTGATGGCCGAGCACCACGTGCCGCCCGTGCCCACACCGAGCTGACACCCACACCGAGCTGACACCCACGCCGAGCTGACGCCCGCACCGCCCGTGCCGGGCTGAGGGTCACAGGGCCGGCATGAGCGGCTCGCGCGGGCGATAGCGGGCGGGGTCGCGGGCGATGCGGCGCACCGCCTCCTCCATCACCGCCGGCGGCTGGGTGAACGGCAGCCGCAGGTAGCGCTCCAGCGTCCCGTCCACGCCGAACCACGGGCCCGGAGCCAGCCGTACGCCACGGGCGGCGGCGGCCTCGGCGACCGAGCTCGCCACCGGCCCGTCGAGCCGCACCCACAGCGAGCCGCCACCGCGCGGCGTGGTGAACGCCCAGCCGGGCAGCTCCTCCCGCAGCACCGCGGCGAGCGCCGCACACGACGCGCCGAGCCCACGGCGGCGCTCGGCGCGCGCCTCCTCGATCCGCTCGAACAGGCACGCGACGACGAGCTGCTCGAAGACCGCGCCCGCGATGTCCACGGCGGCCCGCAGCACGGCCAGGCGGCGGACGGTCGCGGCGCTCGCCCGGATCCAGCCGACCCGCAGGCCGCCCCACCAGAGCTTGGAGGCCGAGCCCACGCTGATCACCCGGCCGTCGGTGTCGAACGCGGCCAGCGGCGCCGCACGCGCCGTCTCGTCCAGCACGATCTCGGCCCAGCTCTCGTCGGCGATCAGCGTCACGCCGTGCCGTCGTGCCGCCTCCACCAGCTCGGCGCGGGCGGCGTCGGCCATCAGGTGGCCGGTCGGGTTCTGGAAGTCGGGGATGACGTAGGCCAGCCGGGCCGCCGTCTGCCGCATCGCACAGGTCACAAGATCGAGGTGCCAGCCGTCCTCCTGCACGCCGACCGGCACCAGGCGGGCTCCCCGCATCCGTGCCGCGTCGATCGCGTGCGGATAGGTCGGCGACTCGACCAGCACCGGGTCGCCCCTCTCGGCGAACGCCGCCATCAGCAGGTGGATGGCCTGCTGGGCCCCGGCCGTGACGAGGACCTGCTCGGGCCGGGTGGGCACGCCACGCTCGCCGTACCTGCGGGCGATCGCCTCGCGGAGCGGCGCGAGCCCGGCCGGGTGGTAGCCCATGCCCAGCGCGTACCGGTGGTAGGCCCGGCCCGCCTCCTCGATGGCCTCGCCGAGCAGGGCGCTCGCCGGGGGCGCGGCCGCGTGCAGCGGCAGCAGCCCGTCGTCGTCGGACGCCAGCCACGGGTTGTCGGTGCCGAGCGCGCCCGCGTCGGGCAGGGTCGCCCGGCTGCCGGATCCCTGCCTGCTCTCCAGATAGCCCTGCTCGCGCAGCCGATCGTACGCCGCGGTCACGGTGGTGCGGCTGACGCCGAGGGCCTCGGCCA
This region includes:
- a CDS encoding AMP-dependent synthetase/ligase — protein: MSGVLEERAAIEQEIAGRTVCEQLRWAAQEHPDAPAYSDPTGDGWTTLTYAEARERVLRIAAGYTALGLRPGDSVALMLVNRSEHVLADLGAVHAGGVPCSIYATFAPEQVAYVARDVGARIAVLGGPADLARWEPVLGELPALTKIILLEGAPEGDERFLSWEAFLELGADALAADPAAVDARWQAVTPEDTLTVLYTSGTTGNPKGVPLTHTNVLFELVATQRMIDLPMRSTQISYLTYAHIAERVLSLYLPLVKVNHVHFCTDLANLGATLGQVHPVLFFGVPRVWEKMMARLQALLATQPPEQQENVRAAMAAGLAYVEGQQHGHTVTPEVREAYEQADAALLSIVRSLIGLDQARWCATAAAPMPEEVQRFFAGLGLKVIDVYGMTETTGAFTGNTPEVFKLGTVGRAEPGVEVRIAEDGEILTRSPLNTRGYLGLPEATAELLDDDGWLHTGDVGSIDEDGFVRIVDRKKELFITSGGENVSPAAIEGHLKEHPLIGQALAYGDRRPYPVAILTLDGEVAPEWARARGIAFDSLADLAAHPDVLKEIEAAVEAANRKLARVQQVKRWRLLPVEWTAETAELTPSLKLKRRVVHARYAEVIEELYTTG
- a CDS encoding ATP-binding cassette domain-containing protein — translated: MKRRAPGGADARRHDTHAPAPAAPAARTTPTGPTGPAAPATHNEAGGALDGAEARRVLTRALLRAPSRLVWLACWSVAETLPALTGGYAIARAVDDGFAAGRPGTGLIWLGVLAAAWGVAALAARQVLLLIAGIVEPFRDDLLERVVTGALRAGRGGDSAAVARMNHQVELARDAFGAIITVVRTFVFTLAGVAVGLTTLAAEVVPLVLAPVALGLGLFLVSLPALARRQREFIVADERTAAAVAAMAGGLRDVTACGGEARVAASVGREISRQAGAARALARVTASRTLSLAVGGWLPVVLLLAGAPWLVRQGVTGGVILGALTYVMQSLSPALGGLVQGLGVSGIRLAVTLERILHAPGPPVPHGDREPGGVRLELRGVRFAYGEPGHKAPEPVIDGLDLDVPEGDHLAVVGPSGIGKSTLAALVAGLLTPDDGEVLVGGVPATQVSPAARALIPQEAYVFPGTLAENLTYLAPGTPPDRVDEAVAAFGLTELARRTGGGPLDPAELSAGERQLVALARTYLSPARLVVLDEATCHLDPAAEARAEAAFAARPGTVIVVAHRISSALRARRVLVMDGTRVRLGTHEEMVASSPLYAGLVGHWEGPGRLPAGAVAQDAEIPAGRGPQPAALGGDLDRLDA
- a CDS encoding PLP-dependent aminotransferase family protein; translated protein: MDRYLSALQLARLVLGTTGEAAGRGAGARAGKGAGDAQETRPYYRALADAVRGLVLDGRLAVGVRLPAERHLAEALGVSRTTVTAAYDRLREQGYLESRQGSGSRATLPDAGALGTDNPWLASDDDGLLPLHAAAPPASALLGEAIEEAGRAYHRYALGMGYHPAGLAPLREAIARRYGERGVPTRPEQVLVTAGAQQAIHLLMAAFAERGDPVLVESPTYPHAIDAARMRGARLVPVGVQEDGWHLDLVTCAMRQTAARLAYVIPDFQNPTGHLMADAARAELVEAARRHGVTLIADESWAEIVLDETARAAPLAAFDTDGRVISVGSASKLWWGGLRVGWIRASAATVRRLAVLRAAVDIAGAVFEQLVVACLFERIEEARAERRRGLGASCAALAAVLREELPGWAFTTPRGGGSLWVRLDGPVASSVAEAAAARGVRLAPGPWFGVDGTLERYLRLPFTQPPAVMEEAVRRIARDPARYRPREPLMPAL
- a CDS encoding peptide MFS transporter: MASGRSGPPAVERTFFGHPRGLATLFGTEMWERFSYYGMRAILVLFLTAPVTRGGMGLPETTAVGIYGVYIASVYLLAIAGGWLGDRLLGARRTVLCGALVIMGGHVSMAMPMGGGFVWLGLVLIALGSGLLKPNMSALVGELYRHEDDARRDSGYTIFYMGINLGAFIGIMVVPWLQTGDRWHLAFGAAALGMAFGLAQYVRGRATLRGAGEEPDHRMTPDEERRFKVVASVALAAGAGALTLWALSGTLTVDRFAVVLTVVTAAVPVAYFVFLFSSREVTAEERKGLFAYVWLFLAAAIFWLVYDQAGSALLLFAKNDTDLDVLGFTIPPGWVGNINSLVIILVAPLFAEMFLKAGTRISTPLKFAVGLVLVGVSFVVMSVASGIASGGVKVSVMWLLSVYLIQTVGELFLSPAGLSVTNKLAPRAFENQLMGLWFLSMALGDSVGGQAYRLTKVVPMPMYYLTLALAAIAAGLVMLLFVRRLRMLMAEHHVPPVPTPS
- a CDS encoding response regulator transcription factor → MIRLMLAEDMHLIRKALVALLSSEDDLEVVAEADKGEDIVRLGCLRRPDVAVLDIGMPGVDGITAAAELHRRLPSCKTVVLTGLGTPMALRKALDAGVRGFVVKDASPGHLVDCIRRVSKGERVIDPELAVAALDADSNPLTARELDVLESAAGGATVGEIADRLSLSRGTVRNYLSRIITKVGARSRVEAIQIASECGWLWPAPGRDLGILRYRPRR